The following are from one region of the Cytobacillus firmus genome:
- a CDS encoding LysM peptidoglycan-binding domain-containing protein — MKKLVIYLITAVFLSFGFSNVTSAAGNTHTVKKGDTLWAISKKHNVTVKQIKSWNKLSSDTIKPKQVLKVTGASAKAAALKKTAVKAASKKAYKEIKVKATAYTASCKGCSGITYTGINLKKNPNAKVISVDPKVIPLGSKVYVPGYGEAIAGDKGSSVRGNKIDVFIPNKQRALQWGSKTVTIKVYK; from the coding sequence ATGAAGAAATTAGTAATCTATCTAATCACAGCTGTTTTTCTATCGTTTGGATTTTCCAATGTCACTTCAGCCGCAGGAAATACGCATACAGTAAAAAAGGGAGATACGCTTTGGGCCATCTCTAAAAAACATAACGTTACCGTAAAGCAAATCAAATCATGGAATAAATTATCTTCAGATACAATTAAACCAAAGCAAGTGCTTAAAGTTACCGGAGCTTCAGCGAAAGCTGCAGCACTTAAAAAGACAGCTGTAAAGGCTGCATCAAAGAAAGCTTATAAAGAAATTAAAGTGAAAGCGACTGCCTATACTGCCAGCTGCAAGGGCTGCAGCGGCATTACCTATACAGGAATTAATCTGAAAAAGAACCCGAATGCCAAGGTTATTTCAGTCGATCCGAAAGTCATCCCATTAGGCTCTAAAGTTTACGTTCCAGGATATGGGGAAGCGATTGCGGGAGATAAAGGATCTTCCGTAAGAGGAAATAAAATTGACGTATTCATCCCGAACAAACAGCGTGCCCTTCAATGGGGCAGCAAGACAGTGACAATCAAAGTATATAAATAA
- a CDS encoding putative bifunctional diguanylate cyclase/phosphodiesterase, whose amino-acid sequence MKIRKRKSSGLFSIVPSKNHGNTQQENIDSFKAIYNDYSDAAFLIEKEGKIIYGNEASQILFGYMEDRKEPFTNYFIHSDRDSIKMCFQRTIMEGKAQRGSFFGIQAGQIADIQATFTPAFNGSNISGAYLTLHVPEQQTALLEFHNDELQRELSELKERKKKILESIDAGIWAFDIGAQRFTVCSEGIRKITGRENADFLTGKVTWKDLVFKQDLEKYELSQSLLSEGKQIRHEYRITLPDGSLKWVSDQTIPTLDEHQNLIRLNGIITDINDHKILLHKVQHISYHDSLTNLPLRRLAEKEIQRLLLKSEKFAIFYIGIDRFKYINDILGHTLADEVLIQVAIRFRYFQEKGCFVSRIAGDEFMIIYPIHSKDGSLQGAEEILSKLSKPFRIDSYEIPLQASIGISTFPEDGDTHIDLIKNAHAALHRGKEAGGRSIQVYTKNNDQKTKRVFEIESGLQKALNKEEFILHYQPKMDIQSGRMIGAEALIRWQHPELGLLPPGEFISIAEKTGLILDIGDWVLKQACVQLKLWMNEGLPVVPISINISPQRFLKYDLVNYITRTLEILQIPPALLELEITETHFLYNEERVNSIIQELRKLGIRIALDDFGTGFSSLTHIKDFQIDTLKIDRSFIKEIETNKNHAILVESLIFLSERLGIDVIAEGVETQNQLEFLKRTQCQYVQGFIFSKPLPVEDFVRYL is encoded by the coding sequence ATGAAAATCAGGAAGAGGAAAAGTTCAGGTCTCTTTTCTATCGTTCCTTCAAAAAATCACGGCAATACTCAGCAAGAGAACATAGATTCCTTTAAAGCCATCTACAATGATTATTCCGACGCCGCTTTTTTAATAGAGAAAGAGGGAAAAATAATCTATGGCAATGAAGCTTCTCAGATTTTGTTCGGATATATGGAAGATAGAAAAGAGCCATTTACCAACTACTTCATTCATAGTGACAGGGATTCAATTAAAATGTGTTTCCAGCGAACCATTATGGAAGGAAAAGCACAGCGGGGCAGCTTTTTTGGCATTCAAGCAGGTCAAATTGCAGATATTCAGGCCACCTTCACCCCCGCCTTCAATGGAAGTAATATTTCAGGAGCCTATCTGACTCTTCATGTTCCTGAACAGCAGACAGCCTTATTAGAATTTCATAATGATGAACTCCAGCGTGAATTGTCAGAGCTTAAAGAGCGAAAAAAGAAGATCCTAGAAAGCATTGACGCGGGAATATGGGCTTTCGATATAGGCGCGCAAAGATTTACAGTTTGTTCTGAAGGCATCCGGAAAATAACAGGCAGAGAAAATGCCGACTTCCTGACAGGTAAAGTGACTTGGAAAGACCTTGTATTCAAACAGGACCTTGAAAAATATGAATTGAGCCAGTCACTGCTTTCAGAAGGAAAACAGATACGGCATGAATACCGCATTACCCTTCCAGATGGCTCTCTGAAGTGGGTGAGTGATCAAACAATTCCAACACTGGATGAGCATCAGAATTTAATCCGCCTTAATGGAATTATTACGGATATTAACGATCATAAAATTTTGCTGCACAAGGTTCAGCATATAAGCTATCACGATTCACTGACGAACCTTCCGCTGAGAAGGCTGGCAGAGAAGGAAATCCAAAGACTTTTATTGAAAAGCGAAAAATTCGCCATTTTTTATATAGGTATTGACCGTTTTAAATATATCAATGATATTCTCGGACATACACTTGCGGATGAGGTGCTCATCCAAGTGGCAATCCGGTTTAGGTACTTTCAGGAAAAAGGCTGCTTTGTTTCCCGAATTGCCGGTGATGAATTCATGATCATTTATCCGATTCATTCAAAAGATGGATCCCTTCAAGGTGCAGAAGAAATACTAAGCAAACTAAGCAAGCCTTTTCGAATCGATTCGTACGAAATTCCACTCCAGGCTTCCATTGGAATCAGTACGTTCCCTGAAGATGGAGATACCCATATTGATTTGATCAAAAATGCGCATGCCGCTCTGCATCGGGGCAAGGAAGCCGGTGGACGCAGCATTCAAGTTTATACAAAAAATAATGATCAGAAAACGAAAAGAGTATTTGAAATTGAAAGCGGACTGCAGAAGGCTTTAAATAAAGAAGAATTCATTCTGCATTATCAGCCTAAAATGGATATTCAAAGCGGCAGAATGATTGGCGCCGAGGCCCTCATCCGCTGGCAGCACCCCGAGCTCGGACTCTTGCCACCAGGGGAATTTATTTCTATTGCTGAAAAAACGGGGCTAATTCTGGATATCGGCGACTGGGTCCTCAAACAAGCATGCGTCCAGCTGAAATTATGGATGAATGAAGGCCTTCCAGTTGTGCCAATTTCCATTAACATCTCACCACAGCGCTTTTTGAAATATGACTTGGTCAACTATATTACGCGCACATTGGAAATTCTTCAAATTCCGCCTGCCCTGCTTGAGCTGGAAATCACCGAAACACATTTTCTCTATAATGAAGAAAGAGTCAATTCCATTATCCAGGAGCTAAGAAAGCTTGGAATCCGGATTGCACTCGATGACTTTGGTACAGGGTTTTCGTCCTTAACACATATAAAAGACTTCCAGATTGATACTCTTAAAATAGATCGATCCTTTATAAAAGAGATTGAAACAAATAAAAACCATGCCATCCTTGTCGAATCCCTTATTTTCTTATCCGAACGGCTTGGAATCGACGTCATTGCAGAGGGAGTCGAAACACAAAACCAGCTCGAGTTCCTTAAGCGCACGCAATGCCAGTATGTGCAGGGGTTTATATTCAGCAAACCGCTGCCTGTTGAGGATTTTGTTCGTTATCTTTAA
- a CDS encoding DUF6359 domain-containing protein — MIEKQRIKFISFMSIFAFILSLFSPFAVASAQEVKSVAEAIADNNGTATVEGYIVGTTANGPKYTHTGPFDVYTNLAIADSPSETDPSKILPVQLPNNSIRTELNLKDNPDHLGKKVQITGSLEAYFTVPGLKSPTAYTFVEDTGTPQVSAVIASPEAGPVKAGTAVELSTSTDGAVIHYTVDGSEPTAESTVYSDPIIINEETTIKAIAVKDGLTGSKLSVFQYMIGLEDKRIHDIQGAGHYSQYANQQVSNVEGIVTKVVDSSNFYMQDQQPDNDENTSEGILVYKKGHGLSAGDVVSVSGQVKEWVLDGYSDKLKTDLPVTEINAASIEIIASGQELPSPVVINKENLPTEIIDNDELKEFDPEQDGIDFYESLEGMLVQVDNAKVVAPQKYGELVVIPGDVDTNTAAGGLRISENDFNPERITLDINDEDFVAKMGDSFKGSIQGVVSYGFSNYKVLSDADALPEFVEGSAVREETSITSEEDKLTIASYNVENFSTKTDAEKVTRLAEAITDKMKQPDIIGLTEVQDNDGPTDSGTTAADQSAALLIEKIKELGGPAYTYTDIAPEDKQDGGQPGGNIRVGFLYNAERVTLTQGEKGSATDAVDFENGKLTLNPGRIDPTNEAFEDSRKALAAQFEFQGESVIVVANHFNSKGGDLPLFGKEQPPVLSSEIQRMKIANVVNGFVKDIKAEDPDANIVLLGDFNDFEFSNPLQALKGEELTNMIEKVPAEERYTYTYQGNAQVLDHILVSNNLAKKTEVDILHINSGFMEEHGRASDHDPVLIQTSLKPAVKPEEPKYDHVFNLVNYHAKKFVVGPHNALVVMDGTSSLSQGLWLKKSATVKGEGLKKTRVVISSANKGAVVDLTGSEIKEVMIESDKVVEIRGAENVQKWTLGKKADPSHIIFKDSDGEVMDPPYEEEGAA; from the coding sequence ATGATAGAGAAGCAGCGCATAAAGTTCATTAGCTTTATGAGTATTTTTGCATTTATTCTTAGTCTATTCAGTCCCTTTGCCGTGGCAAGTGCACAAGAAGTAAAGTCTGTGGCAGAAGCGATTGCGGATAATAATGGAACAGCAACGGTTGAAGGATATATTGTGGGAACGACCGCAAATGGGCCGAAATATACCCATACCGGCCCATTTGACGTATATACAAATTTAGCCATTGCCGATTCCCCAAGTGAAACAGACCCCAGTAAAATACTGCCGGTTCAATTGCCTAATAATTCTATCAGGACAGAACTGAATTTAAAGGACAACCCGGATCACCTCGGGAAAAAGGTCCAAATTACAGGCTCTCTTGAAGCGTACTTTACAGTGCCGGGTTTAAAAAGCCCAACAGCATACACATTTGTAGAAGATACTGGCACACCACAGGTTTCAGCGGTTATAGCTTCCCCTGAGGCGGGTCCTGTTAAAGCTGGAACAGCAGTTGAACTATCGACCTCCACTGATGGTGCAGTAATCCATTATACAGTTGATGGATCAGAACCGACTGCTGAAAGCACAGTATATTCCGATCCGATCATTATTAATGAAGAGACAACGATTAAAGCGATAGCTGTCAAAGATGGCTTAACAGGCAGCAAATTGTCTGTATTTCAGTACATGATTGGACTGGAAGATAAGCGCATTCATGATATTCAAGGTGCAGGACACTATTCCCAATATGCGAACCAGCAGGTTTCAAATGTTGAAGGAATTGTCACTAAGGTAGTGGACAGCAGCAATTTCTACATGCAGGATCAGCAGCCTGACAATGATGAAAATACATCTGAAGGTATCCTCGTTTATAAAAAGGGCCACGGTCTATCTGCAGGGGATGTGGTATCCGTTTCAGGCCAGGTGAAAGAGTGGGTGCTTGATGGCTATTCAGACAAGCTGAAAACAGATCTTCCAGTAACAGAAATCAATGCAGCATCGATTGAGATCATTGCTTCCGGTCAGGAACTTCCTTCTCCGGTCGTTATTAACAAAGAAAATCTTCCGACTGAAATTATTGATAATGATGAACTCAAAGAATTTGATCCAGAGCAGGATGGGATCGATTTTTACGAAAGCCTGGAAGGCATGCTGGTTCAAGTGGACAACGCTAAAGTAGTTGCCCCGCAAAAATACGGTGAGCTTGTAGTTATTCCTGGAGATGTGGATACAAACACAGCGGCAGGCGGACTGCGGATTTCAGAAAACGATTTTAACCCGGAGCGAATCACGCTTGATATTAACGATGAAGATTTTGTTGCCAAAATGGGTGACAGCTTCAAAGGCAGCATCCAGGGTGTTGTCAGCTACGGCTTCAGTAACTATAAAGTGTTGAGTGATGCAGACGCATTGCCTGAATTCGTTGAAGGCTCTGCAGTAAGAGAAGAAACCAGCATTACATCAGAAGAAGACAAATTAACCATAGCCTCCTATAATGTTGAAAACTTCTCAACCAAAACGGATGCGGAAAAGGTTACGAGATTAGCAGAAGCGATCACAGATAAAATGAAACAGCCGGATATCATTGGCCTGACAGAAGTTCAGGATAACGACGGACCAACTGATAGCGGCACCACAGCAGCAGATCAAAGTGCAGCATTGTTAATTGAAAAAATTAAAGAGCTTGGCGGACCGGCCTACACCTACACAGATATCGCACCGGAAGATAAACAGGATGGCGGCCAGCCGGGAGGAAATATCCGTGTCGGCTTCCTTTACAACGCTGAACGGGTAACTTTAACTCAAGGTGAAAAAGGCTCTGCGACAGATGCAGTTGATTTTGAAAACGGCAAACTGACGCTAAACCCAGGGCGTATTGATCCAACAAACGAAGCCTTTGAAGATAGCCGCAAAGCATTGGCAGCCCAGTTCGAATTCCAGGGCGAAAGCGTTATTGTTGTAGCGAACCATTTTAACTCGAAAGGCGGAGATCTTCCATTATTCGGAAAAGAGCAGCCGCCAGTCTTAAGCAGTGAAATCCAGCGCATGAAAATCGCTAACGTTGTGAACGGATTTGTAAAGGATATCAAAGCGGAAGACCCTGATGCCAACATCGTCCTGCTTGGCGACTTTAACGATTTTGAGTTCTCCAATCCTTTACAGGCACTAAAGGGCGAAGAACTGACTAATATGATTGAAAAAGTTCCGGCAGAAGAGCGATACACCTATACGTACCAGGGAAATGCTCAGGTGCTCGATCATATTTTAGTATCCAATAATCTGGCAAAGAAAACAGAAGTTGATATTCTTCACATCAACTCAGGCTTCATGGAAGAGCACGGCCGCGCAAGTGACCATGACCCTGTCCTGATTCAGACAAGCTTAAAACCGGCAGTAAAACCGGAAGAGCCTAAATATGATCATGTTTTCAATCTGGTAAACTACCATGCGAAGAAATTCGTAGTAGGGCCACATAATGCATTAGTTGTGATGGATGGCACCTCCAGCCTTTCGCAAGGATTATGGCTGAAGAAATCAGCGACAGTTAAAGGCGAAGGCCTGAAAAAAACAAGAGTGGTCATCAGCTCCGCCAACAAAGGGGCAGTTGTGGATCTAACAGGATCAGAAATTAAAGAAGTGATGATCGAAAGTGACAAAGTCGTGGAAATCCGCGGCGCTGAAAATGTGCAGAAATGGACACTTGGGAAAAAGGCTGATCCATCTCATATTATTTTCAAAGATTCTGATGGGGAAGTAATGGACCCTCCTTATGAGGAAGAAGGAGCGGCATAA
- a CDS encoding metallophosphoesterase: protein MKLPIKVLSTVALTAALTISAAAPAGLVSANETSASDFTLSLMHTNDTHANMDSAAKKVTAVKEVREAKPDALLVDAGDVFSGTLYFNKFLGQADLEFMNLMGYDIMTFGNHEFDLGSSAEGHKALADFVKGAQFSFVSSNVKLF, encoded by the coding sequence ATGAAATTACCTATTAAAGTATTATCTACAGTAGCCTTAACAGCAGCATTAACCATCTCGGCAGCCGCTCCGGCAGGCCTGGTTTCAGCAAATGAGACTTCAGCTTCAGATTTCACGCTTTCGTTAATGCATACCAATGACACACATGCCAATATGGACAGCGCCGCAAAGAAAGTGACGGCGGTAAAGGAAGTAAGAGAAGCAAAGCCGGATGCCCTGCTGGTGGATGCAGGAGATGTTTTTTCCGGAACTTTATATTTTAATAAATTCCTTGGACAGGCTGACCTTGAATTTATGAATCTCATGGGCTATGACATTATGACCTTCGGAAATCATGAGTTCGATTTGGGTTCAAGTGCGGAAGGACATAAAGCACTGGCTGACTTTGTAAAAGGTGCACAATTCTCATTCGTCAGTTCAAACGTAAAACTTTTCTGA
- a CDS encoding bifunctional metallophosphatase/5'-nucleotidase: MFSDLISSEPADGKIYNGIIKEINGEKVGFFGLTTAETASISSPGKVTFEDYLEEAEKAVKTFEGMGINKIVAVTHIGYDDNPNVDNDLNLAAQVDGIDVIVGGHSHTQLNAPVVVAADETGAAKDPTVIVQAGQYNNYLGTLDVQFDETGKVTGHAGQLIKVADKAEDPEAAALLEKYSSQIEELKNTEIGAETLAALENPRISGDSTEPSVRKNETALGNLITDGMLAKAKQYDSNVIMALQNGGGIRAGIDAGPITVGEVITVLPFGNTLATMEVTGAELKEAFEISVGLYPAENGGFLHVSGAKVKFDSTKPAGERIVSIEYKNEQGTYTEIQDNQTYTIATNAFTAKGGDGYTVFAKAYQEGRVTDLGLSDWENFADHLSSLGTIKPAVEGRIIDVDSLPPVTELDFEKKYNLTDDKKKKLVVNKVSFINVEKSAEIKNGIWLKNSAVLQGDGLKNVSVRVTPKKEPIIVDFSGAEVKEVIIEKSDLVELRGAENIKKLTIK, from the coding sequence TTGTTCAGTGATCTTATATCGAGTGAACCTGCTGATGGAAAAATATATAACGGCATCATCAAAGAAATTAACGGTGAAAAGGTAGGATTCTTTGGATTAACTACAGCTGAAACAGCCAGCATTTCCAGTCCGGGTAAGGTAACATTCGAGGATTATCTTGAAGAAGCAGAAAAAGCAGTAAAAACTTTCGAGGGCATGGGTATTAATAAAATCGTGGCTGTAACACATATTGGCTATGATGATAACCCGAATGTGGATAATGACTTAAACCTGGCTGCTCAAGTAGATGGAATTGATGTGATTGTGGGCGGACACAGCCATACGCAATTAAATGCCCCGGTGGTTGTGGCAGCAGACGAAACAGGAGCGGCAAAGGATCCTACGGTTATAGTACAAGCCGGCCAGTACAATAATTATCTCGGAACGCTGGATGTACAATTTGACGAGACAGGAAAAGTAACTGGGCATGCAGGCCAGCTTATTAAAGTAGCGGATAAAGCAGAGGATCCTGAGGCTGCAGCGCTGCTTGAAAAGTACTCCTCCCAGATAGAGGAACTAAAGAACACGGAAATCGGAGCAGAAACGCTGGCTGCCCTTGAGAATCCGCGTATAAGCGGAGACAGCACAGAGCCAAGTGTACGGAAAAATGAAACAGCTCTAGGAAACCTGATTACAGACGGCATGCTCGCAAAAGCAAAGCAGTATGACAGCAATGTCATCATGGCACTCCAAAATGGAGGCGGCATTCGTGCAGGTATTGACGCAGGGCCAATCACTGTTGGCGAAGTAATCACGGTTCTTCCATTTGGCAATACATTAGCCACTATGGAGGTAACGGGAGCTGAATTAAAAGAGGCCTTTGAAATCAGCGTAGGACTATATCCTGCAGAAAATGGCGGCTTCCTGCACGTGTCAGGTGCAAAAGTAAAATTCGATTCGACTAAACCTGCCGGTGAGCGGATTGTTTCGATTGAATATAAAAATGAACAGGGCACTTACACTGAAATCCAGGACAATCAAACCTACACAATCGCTACAAATGCTTTTACAGCTAAAGGCGGAGATGGATATACAGTCTTCGCAAAAGCTTACCAGGAGGGCAGAGTAACAGATCTTGGACTTTCCGATTGGGAAAACTTCGCGGATCACCTATCCAGCCTGGGCACCATCAAACCGGCGGTGGAAGGCCGTATCATAGACGTTGACAGCCTTCCTCCAGTAACAGAGCTTGATTTTGAAAAGAAATATAATCTTACTGATGATAAAAAGAAGAAATTGGTAGTGAACAAAGTTTCCTTTATTAATGTAGAAAAATCCGCAGAAATCAAAAATGGCATCTGGCTCAAAAATTCTGCTGTATTGCAGGGGGATGGCCTTAAGAATGTGAGTGTTCGTGTAACACCAAAGAAAGAGCCAATCATCGTAGACTTTAGCGGTGCAGAAGTGAAAGAAGTCATTATTGAGAAAAGTGATTTAGTGGAGCTTCGAGGAGCAGAGAATATTAAAAAGCTTACTATTAAATAA
- a CDS encoding LacI family DNA-binding transcriptional regulator codes for MMLVTRSSNLIEVAKAAGVSNMTVSRVINNSGSVSEKTRQKVLKAIKELNYQPNLIARSLARKKTNILGLVVYTEKGVHPAFYNEIINGVQKGASELGYDLLVFANREDQSYSDRITHSSFVDGVIFMGVKINQHDIRNVHEKGFPYVFIGKREIEGIQPYFISPDYVKGTRMATEHLIELGHTKIGFIGQSRIIEPDYDKLLGYQEALYKHHVVYNPQLVFEESQTQLDGYNAMKELLKQKPTAVIINNTYATIGATTAIKEAGLQIPEDISVIGFDDNQELNEQFNDFIGLELSTIRIPKVELGKEAAKMAISLLEGNETPKANFIDLHFMKNSSCKKL; via the coding sequence ATGATGCTGGTGACTCGAAGTTCAAATTTAATAGAAGTCGCAAAAGCTGCCGGAGTCTCTAACATGACCGTATCCAGAGTCATCAATAATAGCGGAAGTGTTTCAGAGAAAACCAGGCAGAAAGTATTAAAGGCAATAAAAGAGCTTAATTATCAGCCCAATTTAATTGCCAGAAGTCTTGCAAGGAAAAAAACGAACATCCTTGGGCTTGTCGTATACACCGAAAAAGGTGTCCACCCGGCTTTTTACAATGAAATTATTAACGGTGTTCAGAAGGGTGCATCTGAATTAGGGTATGATCTGCTGGTTTTTGCAAATCGTGAAGATCAATCCTACAGTGACCGGATTACTCATTCGAGCTTTGTTGACGGTGTGATATTCATGGGGGTAAAGATTAATCAGCATGATATCAGGAATGTACATGAAAAAGGGTTTCCTTATGTCTTTATTGGAAAGAGGGAGATTGAAGGAATCCAGCCTTATTTCATATCGCCTGATTATGTGAAAGGTACAAGGATGGCAACTGAACACTTAATAGAGCTGGGTCATACGAAAATCGGATTCATAGGACAATCAAGAATCATTGAACCTGACTATGATAAATTGCTCGGATACCAGGAAGCTCTGTATAAGCACCATGTTGTCTATAATCCTCAGCTTGTGTTTGAAGAAAGCCAGACACAACTGGATGGCTATAACGCCATGAAAGAATTACTGAAGCAAAAGCCCACAGCTGTGATAATTAACAACACGTATGCAACGATTGGGGCAACAACTGCCATTAAGGAAGCAGGCCTTCAGATTCCGGAAGATATCTCTGTTATTGGATTTGATGATAACCAGGAGCTGAATGAACAGTTTAATGACTTTATTGGGCTGGAGCTTTCCACTATCCGAATCCCTAAGGTAGAGCTGGGAAAAGAGGCAGCTAAGATGGCCATTTCTTTACTGGAAGGAAATGAAACGCCTAAGGCCAATTTTATCGATCTTCACTTTATGAAAAATAGTTCTTGTAAAAAATTATAA
- a CDS encoding ABC transporter substrate-binding protein, with translation MLRKSKMSLLFAFVLILSLFVSACGGSETGGGEDGKVELRFILNNDSPTLVEQIKEFEKENPDIKVNVEKIPLDQFFEKIETMIAGGRTPDLLYTPVLATQRYANMDLLLDVSGDLKDEKDDFLPSALVSVKNGDKVVGVPHFTDSIAVFYNKDLFEKAGVKVPESIETTWNWEEFAAAAEKVKSANNLKYGVSTGSDVSQFLPFLYQNKGTVLSEDQKSAGINSDSSIESIEFFKSLFDKGLASKESFIGSEKSDELFKQGQLPMVITFSGLINSFEKDIQGFEYGVTYLPKKEVTATKLGGANIVSFNETKHPKEAVKLMKYLTSEEKMAEFAAKEGVVPTRTSAQESVDYGAIDEGMQTIINEINSVPEFAVKDFSIPEYLGYKSILTSEMQSVILGEKSPQEAAESMEKQINNSVLKK, from the coding sequence ATGTTAAGAAAAAGTAAAATGTCTTTGTTGTTCGCATTCGTCCTTATTTTATCCCTGTTTGTAAGCGCTTGCGGTGGATCTGAGACCGGGGGCGGTGAAGATGGAAAAGTCGAACTCCGCTTCATCCTTAATAATGACAGCCCGACTCTTGTAGAACAAATTAAGGAATTTGAAAAAGAAAATCCCGACATTAAAGTAAATGTTGAAAAGATACCTTTAGATCAATTCTTTGAAAAAATCGAAACAATGATTGCTGGAGGCAGAACACCTGACTTATTATACACTCCAGTACTTGCAACTCAGCGATATGCCAATATGGATCTGCTTCTGGATGTTTCAGGCGATCTTAAGGATGAGAAGGATGATTTTCTCCCTTCTGCTCTTGTAAGTGTAAAGAATGGAGATAAAGTAGTGGGGGTTCCTCATTTTACAGACAGCATTGCCGTTTTCTATAATAAAGATCTTTTTGAAAAAGCTGGCGTGAAAGTACCTGAATCTATTGAAACGACATGGAACTGGGAAGAATTCGCTGCAGCTGCGGAAAAAGTAAAAAGTGCCAACAACTTAAAATATGGTGTCAGCACAGGAAGTGATGTATCACAATTCCTGCCATTCCTTTATCAAAATAAGGGAACTGTCTTAAGTGAAGACCAAAAATCTGCCGGAATCAATTCTGATTCCTCCATTGAGTCCATCGAATTTTTCAAATCATTATTTGATAAAGGTCTGGCTTCCAAAGAGTCCTTTATCGGGTCAGAAAAATCAGATGAGCTATTCAAGCAGGGACAGCTTCCAATGGTTATCACTTTCTCTGGACTGATCAATTCATTTGAAAAAGATATTCAAGGGTTTGAATATGGCGTGACATACCTGCCGAAAAAAGAAGTAACAGCTACGAAGCTGGGCGGGGCAAATATTGTTTCCTTTAATGAGACAAAGCATCCAAAAGAAGCAGTCAAACTGATGAAATATTTAACTAGCGAAGAGAAAATGGCTGAGTTTGCTGCAAAAGAAGGAGTCGTTCCTACCCGGACGAGTGCACAGGAATCTGTGGATTATGGAGCTATTGACGAAGGGATGCAAACCATTATTAACGAGATTAATAGTGTTCCTGAATTTGCAGTCAAAGATTTTTCAATTCCTGAATACTTAGGCTATAAATCCATTCTGACGAGCGAAATGCAATCGGTGATCTTAGGCGAAAAGTCTCCGCAAGAAGCTGCTGAATCTATGGAAAAGCAAATAAACAATTCGGTGCTAAAAAAATAA
- a CDS encoding carbohydrate ABC transporter permease, which yields MDLVKSIEVKEGRNHLAAKRYKWKQKLTPIGFMSPVLLIFSLFLFFPVLFAFFMSFHQWGMIGTPEFVGVENYVRLFKDPLFWISIKNTLIFSLSVPLKVAIALFIAVLLNQKIRGLGFYRAAFFFPVVLSMVVVGLVWQWMFSPSYGFINYVLEKLGLPLQNMLIDSDQAMIVLIIVSIWKGLGSNLLLFLAGLQAIPSSVYEAAEIDGANSWQKFWHITVQLLKPTTLFVLIITLIGSFKIFDLAYVITGGGPGTSTMVLVHYIYQEAFQRFDMGYASAAAYVFFIILFILTLVQMRVFKSDSEF from the coding sequence ATGGATTTGGTCAAGTCAATAGAAGTGAAAGAGGGACGCAATCATCTGGCGGCAAAACGATATAAATGGAAACAAAAATTAACTCCGATTGGATTTATGTCACCTGTTCTTCTTATTTTCTCCCTATTTTTATTCTTCCCGGTTTTATTTGCTTTCTTTATGAGCTTCCACCAATGGGGAATGATTGGAACGCCCGAATTTGTAGGCGTTGAAAACTATGTGCGTCTATTCAAAGATCCGCTTTTCTGGATTTCGATTAAGAACACTCTAATCTTCTCTCTTTCTGTTCCTTTAAAGGTGGCCATTGCTTTATTTATTGCGGTGCTTTTGAATCAGAAGATAAGGGGTTTAGGATTTTACCGGGCTGCCTTTTTCTTCCCGGTCGTTCTTTCCATGGTTGTCGTCGGATTGGTGTGGCAATGGATGTTCAGTCCAAGCTACGGATTTATCAACTATGTATTAGAAAAGCTTGGCTTGCCTCTTCAGAACATGTTGATTGATTCAGATCAGGCCATGATTGTCCTGATTATCGTAAGTATCTGGAAAGGACTGGGGAGCAACCTGCTGTTATTTCTTGCCGGTTTACAGGCCATTCCGAGCAGTGTATATGAAGCTGCCGAGATCGATGGCGCTAATTCCTGGCAGAAGTTTTGGCATATTACCGTACAGCTCCTGAAGCCTACAACACTATTTGTACTCATCATTACGTTAATCGGTTCATTTAAAATATTTGATCTGGCGTATGTCATAACAGGCGGCGGACCTGGCACGAGCACAATGGTTCTTGTTCATTATATTTATCAGGAGGCATTCCAGCGATTTGATATGGGGTATGCATCTGCGGCAGCATATGTATTCTTTATCATTCTATTTATTTTAACGCTGGTTCAAATGAGAGTGTTTAAATCCGACAGTGAATTCTAG